GATATCATTTTTTAGAATACACACATGTCTAGATATCTTGCTCCTTTAATAGCTGATGAGAGGAGATCGTTAGATATTTCAGTTACAATAGCACAGAACGTTGATGATGCTCCTTCGCATATGCTAAAGAAGGGGGTGATTGTGAACAAGCATGGGATTTTGCAGAAAAATTGAGGCATGAAGCCTGTGCTTGTTCTTGTTCCCAGATCACTCTGAATTTTTATCTGCAGTTACGGAGAGCTGGCATACTGATTTAATTGGTTTGTCATGTTATCCGACTTCCACCTGAATGTATTTTGATTTGCACTCATGTTTGGATTTAAATCTGGTAATTCAATGTGTATGCGAGTGTCCACAGGTTTCAAAGTCATATCTAAGAGGTTGATGTTTTGTGTTGAATTTCTGGTAATCATGTTTTATTTGGTGGATTATTAAGTTGgttattcattgattttatcAATGAAGGGCAAATGACACTTGTCTACTAGAAGTACACCAAAAAGTAGAAAACCTTATTGTCTTCTATACACATTGAGACCTCGTGAATCCTAGGtaccaaaaagaaataagagatgAAAGGCAACGTCTCAAATATACAAATCCTTTCCTATTCCATCAAAATCTCTCCTATTTCTCTTTCCATAACCGTTCTTGACACTATCCACTCAAGAGCAAACCATCTCAGTATTTCCCGCGAGGCACTATCTTACAATGTAGAAGGAGGTGATTTTCATGTCTGTGCCCCTGAGCTTTTACACCTGAAACACACCAACTGATACATGTAATTTGCCTATTCCAGAAATTCTTTCTTGATAATACCTGAGGCCTATGGAAAGGCTACCTTTTTCATGCTCAGCATCTCTGTGCAAGTTATGTTTGTTTTGTTCATCCAAGATTTGCAACAATCTATTCTACAATATCTTGTCTTGTTTGAATGTAAGTGGATCAGCAAAGAACTATTTCCAAACTGCAACAACCTTCTATTGCAGTTTGATCTGAACTAAATGGATGGTTTATCGGCTCTGAATTTGGTGAAAGCAACAGCGTTTTGATATGTATTTGGCGTATAACTGAGTTTTGTTAACTTGTTTTACTTTTGCTAACATTTGATTCATGAGTTACTGCATAAAGATTAGAACTTCTTACGCCAGATTATACTTCTTGAAGAGATGTAATGCAATGTCTCTCCAGATTTCATGTCCTTGTGTCTCAATTCCCAAGATTTGCGGCATTATAGAGCTTGGGGAACTTGTGTTAGTTTTGGGATATCCCATTTTCTATTTTGGACAAGTATTTGGTGACTCTTTAAGTTTGTTTGAACTTTTTCCCTTGCTAATTTTCTACATTTTGTTGTGCTAGAATTTCATAACTTGTCTCTCTTTGGATGGTTTTAAGGTGGTGTTtgtttttaaagtttgaaagaTCCTCTCATTTTGTTGGTTTTGTTGTTTTCCTTCTCTACATTTTTATGAGAAATTCACCATGAATTCTTCGATTTGATGTAGCACTGTTTTAGGTGTGCTGAGTATCTGATATGCTTGAAAAAATGTAGTGTTTGAGCTCAATATATTGCTTTTCTCTTCCTGTCAGTAAAAACCTTTCACGCCAACTAGGACAGTTCAAAATCAAACCGAAATTGATaaatttgtattgaaattttttatattggtttATCACATACGTTCTAATTTGTTTTATTATCGGGTTATCGTTTCTTAACGGGTTAACCGATAACctgatagtaaattaaataattatttttataccgTTTTGTATATAAAATTCTTGACTTAGTGTTTAGTTTCCTATTTCAATTTCAGGCTGTCTCAAATTCTTGGTAATTCTACAAGTAAAAGTGTGTTTTTGAGCAAGATGCAATAGGTGAATTCATGTGCATTGCTCATTTGGTTTGTCACTGAGATTTTCAATGATATTCTTTTCATGTTAAATCTTAACGATTAAATCGATAACGATCAATAACCGTAAatcaatatcttaatggttTTTTTAACGGTTTAGCACGTCTACAAATTGATAACTTCTAACCCTCAGGGGTTGGCCTGCTAgcaattgacttgagccttggggtttgctccctttcaaggtctcaagttAGAAACCCACTgggtgcaaacaatttctgagggccatcggaccaggtaaaacctgaattaaccgtggtgcacttgcgggaaactccttgccgagggcctgtgatccccgggattagtcggggctcaaagagactcggacacccggtgcaaataaaaaaaaaaaacaaattgataaCTAAAAAGACAAACTGATAAACATCAAAACTATATCGAAATGACTGATAACGCAGCCCTGTTGCCAACATATGGTCGAGAAATATGCAATTTTCCTTCCTTCCTACGTAAGCCACACAGTAACCAAGTTAAAAGAGAAGGtcatgaattataatttttgtgatatctagttatttttgttataaccTTTCCATTGGTTTTGGACCAAAGAGACCCGTTAAAGGACCTACTGGTTTAGGTAAAATATCTAATGCATCCCGCAACCAAAATCATTTTTGGAGGAGAAactacatgttttttttttattttaaaaaaaaaaaaaaaaaaaaaaaaaaacacaaatcaGGCATACAACTAAACTAATACTGATCTACCCATTCACTATCCATAAATAAGCTGGTATTCTATTATATGCAACATACCTAATGAAATCACACAAGTTGGATCTATAGACATTTATAGTGTTCTATTTTATGCAACATGACAATTTAGAATTAAGAATCTATATCTTTAGATCAAACAAGAAGGGTCTAGCTGTTGGAACAATGGTACCCATTACTCATAAAGTTGGTTAATTACGCAAAGGTACGGAAAGAAAGGGATTCAAACCCTTGGTAAACAAAAGCCTGGTGGTATGTACGCAGCTTTACCTCTACCTTAGGAGAATAAAAGACTTTGCACACACGCATTTCCCCCCAAAATAAAAGCCTTTTTTAGGGAGAGTCAAAGTAGTAAATAGGCAGCTGCCACTCGAAACACCAAAACATCCACTGAATGCAATTAAGATAAGACGCATTCCTCCATTCTGGGTATTCAGTGATGAATTCATATGCAACACGCCAACATGTACCTTCGTTTTGAGCCTATGTTTTAACTGAAttcagagaaaagaaaaaggtaacATGTTTGATCTgttaatacaaagaaaatgataTGTCATCCATCACTTGATCTAAGTTCCACTGGACAAAAACTTCTAAAATCTGGAGGAACAAAGCTAAAACAGAACACATAAAGAGTTCCTCCATGTGCGAGATTGTCATAAGCCAGATTCAGGTTCCAATTGTAACTACCTGCAAGTGCTGGGTAGTGGATGACGAAAGAGAATTGGGAGGGTGGATTGCTTAGCTTCCAGCTGTAGTTGGCACTGCACGGGGCTTCGAATCCTCAGCCTTTTCGTGTTCCTTGTTAAGCATCTGAAATGGATATCACAAGCCTCAGACTCTATCCTGATAATAGATAAATGGGCTGGCTGTGCAGATATTATATGCAGCAatatgtactccctccgtcacAATTTATGTCGAATTGTTCGACTGGAGCAGAGttcaagaaagaacaaaagatttttgaaacttgtggtttaAAACAAGCCATGGACATTTGTCTAACTACAAATCATCTTATCAaggttcaaaatttaaattttaaaagttaaattgtttcaaAATATATAGGTATCAAATAACAGACTAAAAAGAGAGGTTTGTGGAAGCCAGGACATATCAACAAAATTCTAGGTATACGCAGGACAGTCATGTACAAGCAAGGACTCTGGTGAAAGATGGACAGTTGTATCCGCTACAGTGAAAGGTAGACAACAGAGTTCTAATCATGTGCAATTGTTGTAAAAATTGAAGACATTTGCACTAAACCACTGAACTAAGTTGTGGTTGCTGGCATATTCATAATTGAACTTTTTTTGACAAGCATTGAACACTCATTTAGATCTGTGTTACATTTGCACAACACATTTTTCGAAAGATAATGACAATCAAACAAGTGAAACTTTTGAAGCGTagttaaaaagtaaaatgtacCTTGTTGTTGATCAAGTTATGGAGAGCAATTACACTTCGGATAAGAGAAGATAGATATATGACCAACATCATATCATTTGTTTTCACTGCAACAAGAAATCAAATGGGCACGCAAAAGATTAAAAGACCATATATCAGTAGTGGAGATTTTCTAATTGAAACAGAGATGGGATCCAGCTAATTCACCTGAAAATGATTTAACTAATTCAGCAACATTTAGATTGGGCAATAGATTGAAGACATCCTggaagaaattttttatttcagaaTTCAACATGTTAGCATCTTTGAATTGGACGAGAAGTCTGTTAAAAACCAGCCTATCGGCACCACAACAAAAATGCAGAGAACACTGACGGCAGTTGATGGATCAACAAAGTAACACTTTTGTTTAGATGCAGAACAGGAGTCATTTCAGCATTTTATATTAAAACTCACGTGTGAGTAACAGATTTGACCTAGAACCTTTGGTGCCAAAGCTTCAAACATCTTACTAAAACAAAAATCATCTCACAATGATTCAGGAGATCGCAACAAGCAATGACCGTATGTGCAACCAAACAGCACACATAAAATTCTTCATAGAAAACATGTTGCCACTCATAGCCAAGGaaaagatatttctaaaaaCTAGCAGCTTAATTTGTACAAAATAAGGTCCTTGAGCAGAGAAAGCTGCAGAAACCTTTTTTTCTGCTGAAGGACCTTATTTTGAACAAATTAAGCTGTGCTGGTTTTTAGGAATAATCTACAaattcataactttttacttgaaAGTTCCCCATAACGTCAACAACCTTTAGAACATTGATGAAGTTGGCAACTGAAAGAATGATCATGAAGccagaaaagagaaggaaagttGATAGTAATGCTAACCTGCAAATGGTATAGAATCTCATGGTTCAAGGGGAGCTTCCCATCAATGACAAGATCTAAATAACTCCGTATCTCTTGAAGTCGAGCATCCAATCCCTTCAAAGCTGCCAGTTTCCCAGTTACCTGGATTGGAAGTGTTCAAAGTTCTTATTGCTCTCTACTTGTTAAGAAATCAAACttattattatcaattttcTATAATTGAAAGGTCATAAGAAGGTTCTGAAAGAAACCTCAGTTGCAAGGGTACTGATAGTAGTATCTTTCACATCCCTTAGCAAGTGCTCAACACCTGTCCATTATAATACATGGTACACAAAATTTTAATGCATATGCTCAATGAAAATGTCACTTGCATTGAAGAATGACTGAAAACTGCTAACAATTCAAGCAAATGAAATAAGTTGAATTTTTAGAAGTAAAACAATGGTAAACTAAAGAGTAAAAAATCAATCTTGGAGTTGTACCAATTTCTTCAACTTCATGAGCAGCGATTTCTGAAGGTACATGCACAAACACATTCTGGCTTTTCTGAGTTGCATTCTGCAAGTATATACCCATCCACAGCACGTCAAGTACATTGCAAAAACAACTTATGAATATCAACAAGCACCAAACCCTTTTAGACAATGAACTACTAATCTAAGTTGTTACCTCTTTAACTTCCTCAACTGCATAGTATGCCTTAGTTGGTATTCCTAGCTCCTTAGGCTGGACATCAATTATAACCAAGACTGGAGTAGGGACGTAGCTGCAATAACACCACCAATAATAAGCAGCATACATGAGTGTGAAACCTTATGGCATAAAAGATACAGAGTTCAAAACATTGTACCCACAAGTTAAATAAATTCAATCTCTTGAAAAAGAGAGAACAATTTTAGGGGAGTTTCTAATATGTGCTGTGTGCTTTACATCATATATCCAATTTTTAAGTTCCGATATGAACCCCGCTCTCCCTCCCATGTCTTACACTGTATATCATAATTACTTCAGTTTAAGCTGGTTTTCAAAGGTGTAGCTGCCAGCATAGCAGAAACTTAGGTTTCTTTGGCTTGGGCATGTtgattttgcaatgtccttgcTAACCCTCAAGATTAGCGTGTTTGAGGAAAATCAATCCAGGAGACAAGTAACTTTTCCTACAAGGACCAGCATAAAACTTGGTAGCTTCTATAGAGAAGACAGTTCTGATGAGAAATTATACCTCTAATGATGGCCTCCTGCCCATTAAGACGCATCAGCATAGGGCAGGGATTATAGCAGGAAAAGAAGTGACCAAACAAGGATGAGAACTTTGGTGAAAATTCATGCAGCAAATCATTGCCTTAATAGAACTGACACTCGAATAGAACTCCAAGAGAGTGGAAAGCTAGTATTCACagaatgaataaaatttattttaccaTAATACTAGAAAAGTCTATGTTACCTTCCCGGACCCTGCGTGAACGGATTCTTCGAACACGGGGCTGCCTTTTTTTAACTAGAGAAGTCTATGTTGCTACTTTCTTCAATAACCCAGCTTTCTATGTCTTACTATTCGTTC
The sequence above is drawn from the Solanum stenotomum isolate F172 unplaced genomic scaffold, ASM1918654v1 scaffold1482, whole genome shotgun sequence genome and encodes:
- the LOC125850190 gene encoding 26S proteasome non-ATPase regulatory subunit 7 homolog A, whose amino-acid sequence is MDVIKSQQISSRPIEKVIVHPLVLLSIVDHYNRVARDTRKRVVGVLLGTSFKGTVDVTNSYAVPFEEEDRDPSIWFLDHNYHESMFSMFRRINAKEHVVGWYSTGPKLRENDLNIHGLFNDYVPTPVLVIIDVQPKELGIPTKAYYAVEEVKENATQKSQNVFVHVPSEIAAHEVEEIGVEHLLRDVKDTTISTLATEVTGKLAALKGLDARLQEIRSYLDLVIDGKLPLNHEILYHLQDVFNLLPNLNVAELVKSFSVKTNDMMLVIYLSSLIRSVIALHNLINNKMLNKEHEKAEDSKPRAVPTTAGS